In Runella sp. SP2, the genomic window TTTACCAACTGCCTCCATTTCAGGAAACAATAGCCCCATTTGTGCCAACAGCACCGCCACATTTACCCTGAGCGGTACCAGCGGTGCGACGGTCACGTACACGATAAACGGCGGTAGTAACCAAACAGTCGTATTAACGGGCGGAACGGCAACGGTCAGCGTACCGAGTGCGACGGCGAATCAAACTTTGACGTTAGTCTCCGTAAGCGACGGAAGTTGTAGCCAAAACCTGACGGGGACTTCGACGGTGACGGTCAACAATTTACCAACCGCCTCCATCACAGCAAACAACAGCCCCATTTGTGCCAACAGCACCGCTACCTTTACTTTGAGCGGCACCAGCGGCGCGACGGTCACGTACACAATAAATGGCGGTAGCAACCAAACCACGACTTTGACGGGCGGAACTGCAACGGTCAGCGTCCCGAGCGCGACGGCGAATAAAACTTTGACACTGGTCTCAGTAACTGATGGAAGTTGTAGCCAAAACCTGACGGGGACTTCGACGGTGACGGTCAACAATTTACCAACTGCCTCTATTTCAGCAAACAACAGTCCCATTTGTGCCAACAACACCGCCACCTTTACTTTGAGCGGCACCAGCGGCGCGACGGTGACTTACACCCTCAATGGCGGTAGTAACCAAACCACGACTTTGACGGGCGGAACAGCAACGGTCAGCGTACCAAGCGCGACGGCGAATCAAATCTTGACGTTGGTGTCGGTAAGCGATGGGAATGGGTGTTCGCAACCATTGGTGGGAGTGGCGACAATTACTATCCAAACAAAACCCTCCATTGCGTTACAAGTTCAAAGCCAAGTACTAAACGAAGGCAATAACCAGGTATTCTGCGACACAGACGCTAATCCTGTCAATAGTTTACAGTTTAGTATTTCGGGTTCGTGCGTCTCGGTTTCTCCCGTTTGGCGAGTGCAGGTAGGCAGTGGTGCATGGAGTAATTGGTCCACCAGTCCACCAATTTCCCAATCCTCCAATAACCAACTCCACCGTTACCAAGCAGCTTGCGACGCCAATTGCCCCGCTACTTATTCGGGGGTGATTGAGGTCACTATCAATTATCGGGCTTCTGTTCCCCAAAATGTATCACTGACAGCAGATGGCGTAGTGGTGTCAGTTGGCGAAACAAAGGAAGTTTGTGTCCTATCAACGACTACGCTTTCATTCACAGCAACTTGTGGGGCGGGAGAAATCATTGTTTACTCCGTTGATGGTATTGAATTTATTCGAAATTTCTGAGTACCCTACCAATGCTTTCACTTCGTGCCGGCCAAACGTGTTGCTGTACCCTAACAAATTATTGAGGGTCGTTTCGCGCGTCACGCTGCGGATTTCGGTCAAACTACTGCGAGGAATGGTTTTTCTGACCAACGATGGGTTGTAATAATCCAAGACCGTATAAGCATTGGTGTAGTTTTTGTTTTGCTCTGCTGTATAACGAATCGCGTATTGGCTGCTAAATTTCAGGTTCGGAATGATTTCCCATTCTACTTTTCCACTTCCAAACAAATAGTCCTGCACATTGCGCGAAAGCCCTGCGATTTCGGCATACATCAAGGGGTTATTGCCTTGGGCACTCACGCCATAAGTACCGTCGGGATACTTTGGAACAGCCCACAGTGACCCGTGAAACATGGTATTAAATACGTTGAACTCACTGATGGGCGTTTGCCAGTTGTTGTTGCGGTAATTGATATCCACGCTTGCGCTCAACCGATTGGACACTTTAAAATCGGTATTGGCGCGAATTTCTTTCACATCGCTATCAAAATTAGGAGCAATTCCGCCTTGTTTTTGGTAACGTACCCCTACACGGCCGCGAAAAAACTCATTTCCCCCGCTAACCGACACGTTCTGACTAAACTGCGGCGCTGCCCGTAACACGGTTTTAAACCACGTATTAGGCAGAGGAAATTTAAGACGGTCGGTGGCATTGACGTAATCAGAAATTTGGGTTTCACTATAGCGCGCCGCTGCACCCGAGTTGATAAGCGCCACGTTCTGCAAGCGCATGTAAGGCTCCAAGTCCATCATTTCGGGTTTGTTAATGGCATTTTGAACGGCATAAAAACCGCTGTAATCCACCACTGCTTTCCCTGACTTGGCGCGTTTGGTGGTCACGAGCACAACCCCGTTGGCCGCCCGCGACCCGTAAATCGCCGTCGATGAGGCGTCTTTTAGCACCGAAATACTTTCGATATCATCAAGATTGATGGTGTTAAAAGGTTGTTCTACTCCATCTACAATAAACAAAGGGTCGTTTGAACTCAACGTAGTGATACCACGTACCCGCACTGTAGCACGAGAGTTAGGGCCTGGCGAACCACCACGGTCAAGAATCGTCACCCCAGGTGCAATCCCTTGCAAGACTTGGTTAGCGTTCGACACGGGGCGGCGCGTTAGTTGTTCGCTTTTTACCTCGGCAACGGCACTCGTCAAGCTTGT contains:
- a CDS encoding SusC/RagA family TonB-linked outer membrane protein; protein product: MYKPLLLSFLVCGITGFVQKANAQVFAANYTTISQQNKTQPDRKASIPLKEALRDAETRFGIHLVYKTDEIPNRLIAADALSGKLEQVLENLLNPAGLTYKKVRNTYIIKTQKVKTSGKEILTPSEPSPEALPSTRTISNDFSSLRTVPSQLQFPTSAARAVVLEDIKIAGKVAEENGQGLPGVSILLKGTNRGTTTDVNGGFQLAVPDEKAVLVFSYVGYLPQEVVVGGRTALNITLVADTKALGEVVVVGYGVQKKTSLTSAVAEVKSEQLTRRPVSNANQVLQGIAPGVTILDRGGSPGPNSRATVRVRGITTLSSNDPLFIVDGVEQPFNTINLDDIESISVLKDASSTAIYGSRAANGVVLVTTKRAKSGKAVVDYSGFYAVQNAINKPEMMDLEPYMRLQNVALINSGAAARYSETQISDYVNATDRLKFPLPNTWFKTVLRAAPQFSQNVSVSGGNEFFRGRVGVRYQKQGGIAPNFDSDVKEIRANTDFKVSNRLSASVDINYRNNNWQTPISEFNVFNTMFHGSLWAVPKYPDGTYGVSAQGNNPLMYAEIAGLSRNVQDYLFGSGKVEWEIIPNLKFSSQYAIRYTAEQNKNYTNAYTVLDYYNPSLVRKTIPRSSLTEIRSVTRETTLNNLLGYSNTFGRHEVKALVGYSEISNKFNTINGVNNDFSRPTSCCE